The following coding sequences are from one Humulus lupulus chromosome X, drHumLupu1.1, whole genome shotgun sequence window:
- the LOC133804898 gene encoding T-complex protein 1 subunit theta-like isoform X1 — translation MFYYTYFIQVAIFVGGVDTSATETKGTVLIHSADQLENYAKTEEAKVEELIKAVADSSAKVIVSGAAVGEMALHFCERYKLMVLKISSKFELRRFCRTTGAVAMVSQLAFNSTQIF, via the exons ATGTTCTATTATACCTACTTCATTCAGGTTGCTATATTTGTTGGTGGTGTGGATACCTCTGCAACTGAGACAAAAGGAACAGTTCTAATTCATAGTGCTGACCAG CTAGAAAATTATGCGAAAACTGAAGAAGCTAAAGTTGAGGAGCTTATAAAGGCAGTTGCTGATTCCAGTGCCAAAGTAATTGTTAGTGGAGCAGCAGTTGGGGAGATGGCACTTCATTTCTGTGAGCGCTACAA gcttatggttttgaaaattagttcaaaatttgaattaagaCGATTTTGCCGCACTACTGGTGCTGTTGCTATGGTAAGTCAGCTAGCATTTAATAGTACtcaaattttttga
- the LOC133804898 gene encoding T-complex protein 1 subunit theta-like isoform X2, producing the protein MFYYTYFIQVAIFVGGVDTSATETKGTVLIHSADQLENYAKTEEAKVEELIKAVADSSAKVIVSGAAVGEMALHFCLWF; encoded by the exons ATGTTCTATTATACCTACTTCATTCAGGTTGCTATATTTGTTGGTGGTGTGGATACCTCTGCAACTGAGACAAAAGGAACAGTTCTAATTCATAGTGCTGACCAG CTAGAAAATTATGCGAAAACTGAAGAAGCTAAAGTTGAGGAGCTTATAAAGGCAGTTGCTGATTCCAGTGCCAAAGTAATTGTTAGTGGAGCAGCAGTTGGGGAGATGGCACTTCATTTCT gcttatggttttga